From the genome of Salvelinus namaycush isolate Seneca chromosome 10, SaNama_1.0, whole genome shotgun sequence, one region includes:
- the boka gene encoding bcl-2-related ovarian killer protein homolog A produces MEMLRRSSVFAAEVMEVFDRSPTDKELVSQAKALCRDYIHSRLNRTGIGWSKPEHQLSASGGMLGEVSSVLMWLGDELEYLRPNIYRNVARQLNITVASESVVSDAFLAVAAEIFSTGITWGKVVSLYAVAGALAVDCVRHGHPAMVHTIVDCMGEFVLKSLVSWLKRRGGWADITKCVVNTDPSFRSHWLMSAACACGHYLKAMVFYLLRDK; encoded by the exons ATGGAGATGTTGCGTCGCTCCTCAGTATTCGCGGCTGAAGTGATGGAAGTATTTGACCGCTCCCCCACAGACAAGGAGCTGGTGTCACAGGCCAAGGCTCTATGCAGGGACTACATCCATTCCAGGCTGAACCGAACCGGGATAGGGTGGTCCAAACCCGAGCATCAGCTGTCAGCATCTGGTGGGATGCTTGGAGAGGTATCCTCTGTCCTCATGTGGTTAG GTGATGAGTTGGAGTACCTGCGGCCCAACATCTACCGTAACGTAGCTCGTCAGCTGAACATCACCGTTGCGTCTGAGAGCGTGGTGTCTGATGCCTTCCTGGCTGTGGCTGCAGAGATCTTCTCCACCG GTATAACATGGGGGAAGGTGGTATCCCTGTATGCGGTAGCCGGTGCCCTGGCGGTGGACTGCGTGAGGCACGGTCACCCTGCCATGGTCCACACCATCGTAGACTGCATGGGGGAGTTTGTCCTCAAGAGCCTGGTCTCCTggttgaagaggagaggaggatgg GCTGATATCACAAAGTGTGTGGTGAACACAGACCCCAGCTTCCGCTCCCATTGGTTGATGTCTGCTGCCTGTGCCTGTGGACATTACCTGAAGGCCATGGTGTTTTACCTGCTCCGGGACAAGTGA